Within Paenibacillus sabinae T27, the genomic segment AACCACAGGCTGAGCAGGCCGTCAAAACCAGTGTCGTCATTGCCTCGGGCGCGGGAACTCGAGCTCTGCTGCCTGACGCTGGCCTAAGGCCACTTTGAGGACAACAAAAAGCCTCCAGCAATAACGCGGTTCAGGACGGGAGTGCCCCTGTTAGTGAGACAGGGGTCGCTCCCGATCCGCCGTGTTAGCCGGAGGCTTTAATATTAATGCAGTACGCCTGTCGGTTCGGCGCTGATCTTCAGCGTCTCATCCAGCCAGGAGAAGACGCGGTGATTGAACAGCAGCAGGGCGCCGAAATGGCAGTGTTCTTCCCCGCCGTCCTCCTTGGTGAGCTTCAGATAGGTCTTCGGGCAGGACAGTGCATCGTACAGTCTCTCAGGCTGCCCGGCGAAGAAATGATCCTCTTCCGCCTCGCAGACGAGCGTCGGGCAGAGCACCTGGTCCGCGATACCTTCCATGGTGCAGGGCTCCGTCTTCTCGACCAGCTCGCGGAGAGAGTTCGCCTGGAAGGTGAACATTCCGTTGTCTACCGCCCAACGGACGCCGCTGTGATGCTCCATGATCTTGGCTACGGTTGCTTCGTACTCCTCGAAGGTATAGTCCGTTCGGCCCGCCATGAATTTCTGGCCCATTTCCCGGAAGCGGAACGTGTGCACGCCGTCGTTGGCGATGCAGGCAGCAAGGCGATGCTCGAAGGCCGCCGCCCGGGGCGCGAGATAGCCGCCGAAGCTGATGCCCATCAGCGCGATGCGGCCGGGGTCCACCTCGGGACGGCTGACTACATAATCGACAACCGGCGTAATAACCTTCTCCCAGTCATGACGGAAAGGAATCCGCTGCTCGCGGATCACGGAGCCTTGACCGGGACCCTCGAAGGTAAGGCAGTGGTAGCCCCGCTGGAGAGCGGCGGCGGCTCCGCCGAAATACAGTTCTTCGCCCGTGGAGTCATAGCCGCCGTGAATAATCAGGATCGGACGGGGCTCCGTGGCGTCTGCCGCTGTATAGAAGTAACCGGAAAGCGTCGTTCCTTCGTACGGAATGCTGACCTGCTCCACTTTGGTATCCATCAGCTTCGCCGCTTGTCTGAAGGTGTCGCGGCTCAGCTTCCAGGTGGAGAGCATGCACGGATCTTCTGGGCTCCCGTGCAGGAAGAACTCCGAGGTGCGGTAATAGTTGGAAGCGCGGAGATACGCCTCCCGTGCGCCGATACGCTGGCCGGCGGCCAGTGCTTCATCCGCCAGTGCATGCGCGCGTTCGGCGACCCGGAACCATTCCTTGTGCCAGCTCTCGAAATCGCCCTCAACAATGCGGGAGGCGGTCACCAGGCATTCGCCGATATCCGCTCCACCGTATGGCGCATAGCTTACCGTCCGCAGCAGTTCAAAAGAATAGGCTTCATCATTGAAAATGAATTTCATAATTTTTTCGCTCCTTCATGGATCATGGAATTGTGTGTGACTGAATAATAGGTTAATATTAACCTATAACATAATTGGCTACATGTCAATAATAACTTATGTTAAATTTAACTTATAGTTGGAGTGAAAAGAATGAGTTCGATTAAATACGCCCTGCTCAGTCTGCTGGCCAGAGAACCGCTGAGCGGATATGACATGAAGCAGCAGATGAACGGGCGGGTCAGTTTTTTTTACAAAATCAACAACAACCAGCTTTATCCGACCCTGGCGAAGCTTGAGGCGGAAGGTTTGGTCAGGCTGGAATCGCATGAGCGTGAGTCCTACCGTCCGGCGCGCAAGGTGTACAGCATCACGGACAAAGGAGTTGAATTCCTTAAAGATTGGGTGCTGGAGGCGGATGAACCGCGAGCGTTGGACGATTTTATGCTGAAGCAGTACAATTCCTGGCTGGTGGAGCCGGAGGCGATGATCGGTGTTTTGCGGGCGAAACGAACAGAGCATGAAGAACGTCTGAGGATTTACCGCGCCAAAATCGCGGGCTTTCGCGAGCAGCAAGCCGTCTTTCCCGGCAGGGACCCGCTGTTCTCCTCGATTGCAGTCATTGAGATGGGCATCCGGAATGAGGAGAGCTATATAGAATGGTGCGACAGGGTGATTGAAGCGCTGGGTAGGGATGAGATATAACCCGAATTTCAGCGAAAAAATACCCGGGGCAAGGCTTTAGGGTTGTGTCTATTTTGTGACATTGCCTATATAATTGGAGTAGCTAGTCATGTGGAATATTCCGCCTTGCGCTGGAAGGAGACGATGGACATGTCGAAAGCAAGACCTCCCTGTTAATCTCTAAAATCGGGCCTAGAGCGCGCTCCGCCCAAGATTCCGGTTGGAACCGTCCAATCCGAATCGGGAGGAGATACGCGCATGACGGGTTTGCGCAATTTA encodes:
- a CDS encoding alpha/beta hydrolase family protein is translated as MKFIFNDEAYSFELLRTVSYAPYGGADIGECLVTASRIVEGDFESWHKEWFRVAERAHALADEALAAGQRIGAREAYLRASNYYRTSEFFLHGSPEDPCMLSTWKLSRDTFRQAAKLMDTKVEQVSIPYEGTTLSGYFYTAADATEPRPILIIHGGYDSTGEELYFGGAAAALQRGYHCLTFEGPGQGSVIREQRIPFRHDWEKVITPVVDYVVSRPEVDPGRIALMGISFGGYLAPRAAAFEHRLAACIANDGVHTFRFREMGQKFMAGRTDYTFEEYEATVAKIMEHHSGVRWAVDNGMFTFQANSLRELVEKTEPCTMEGIADQVLCPTLVCEAEEDHFFAGQPERLYDALSCPKTYLKLTKEDGGEEHCHFGALLLFNHRVFSWLDETLKISAEPTGVLH
- a CDS encoding PadR family transcriptional regulator, yielding MSSIKYALLSLLAREPLSGYDMKQQMNGRVSFFYKINNNQLYPTLAKLEAEGLVRLESHERESYRPARKVYSITDKGVEFLKDWVLEADEPRALDDFMLKQYNSWLVEPEAMIGVLRAKRTEHEERLRIYRAKIAGFREQQAVFPGRDPLFSSIAVIEMGIRNEESYIEWCDRVIEALGRDEI